Proteins from a genomic interval of Halopseudomonas litoralis:
- a CDS encoding methyltransferase — translation MLSNLLKRRKPQQSPLFTMGSLQLSEKVRWLASKGLIEPLPYVLRHVRGDWGDVEETARQANDDALEQGAPMTSCFSITPRLILMVITSDDHSKTLVQLIDEQVLG, via the coding sequence ATGCTTTCAAATCTACTCAAGCGGCGAAAGCCGCAGCAGTCACCATTGTTCACCATGGGCTCGTTGCAATTGAGCGAGAAGGTGCGCTGGCTTGCCAGTAAAGGCCTTATCGAACCATTGCCCTATGTGTTGCGTCACGTGCGCGGCGATTGGGGAGATGTCGAAGAAACGGCACGCCAGGCCAACGATGACGCCCTTGAACAGGGCGCCCCAATGACCTCGTGCTTTTCGATTACGCCTCGTCTGATCTTGATGGTGATCACAAGCGATGACCACAGCAAGACCCTTGTTCAACTGATTGACGAACAGGTTCTGGGCTGA
- a CDS encoding transglycosylase SLT domain-containing protein, with protein sequence MAASTVNTLLRVPALLISVWAINSQAQEIPPPAYQLAAQQAGIPSTVLFAVALQESGLQRNDRIIPWPWSLNIAGQSHRYATQSQACAGLQQALRDVPLKRIDAGLAQINLGYQKHRYRRPCDLLDPYTNLQIAAAILREQYRPGEDWLLAMGRYHRPAGGEPAARYRRSVSQHLNRVQGSSATPRTMQSEVSP encoded by the coding sequence ATGGCAGCGTCAACAGTGAACACCCTGTTGCGGGTGCCAGCGCTGCTGATTTCGGTCTGGGCGATTAACAGCCAGGCTCAGGAAATCCCGCCGCCGGCTTATCAGTTGGCTGCCCAGCAAGCGGGCATCCCATCGACGGTGCTGTTTGCTGTGGCCTTGCAAGAGAGCGGCCTCCAGCGCAATGACCGCATCATTCCCTGGCCCTGGTCACTGAATATCGCGGGCCAGTCGCATCGATATGCCACGCAATCACAGGCCTGCGCCGGGTTACAGCAAGCGTTGCGCGATGTGCCTCTCAAACGCATCGATGCAGGACTCGCGCAGATCAATCTGGGCTACCAGAAGCACCGCTATCGCCGCCCGTGCGATCTGCTGGACCCCTACACCAACCTGCAAATCGCTGCCGCCATCCTGCGTGAACAATATAGACCCGGCGAAGACTGGCTGTTGGCGATGGGGCGCTATCACCGCCCGGCAGGCGGGGAACCCGCAGCGCGATATCGACGCAGTGTTTCCCAGCATCTGAATCGTGTTCAGGGGTCGTCCGCAACACCACGCACGATGCAATCGGAGGTTTCGCCATGA
- a CDS encoding integrating conjugative element protein, producing MKVAILILSSLVCCITVIPRSVLQAAEPAEPLIVVDDHGGASALPYYEALNLLPRTGNFQHPPLSIPEAPPMVSSETQMLPVRSSRLTPGKVTRQVIEAPGLQPFFLIGDDAASHAWLRRQEASLRDRQAAGLVVNVETLAGLTQLRALVPGLQLWPVSGDDLADRLGLRHYPVLITATGIEQ from the coding sequence ATGAAAGTGGCCATCCTGATCCTGAGCAGCCTGGTTTGTTGTATCACCGTTATCCCCAGATCAGTGCTGCAAGCAGCAGAGCCCGCAGAACCGCTGATTGTAGTGGACGATCACGGTGGTGCATCGGCATTACCGTATTACGAAGCGCTCAACCTGTTGCCGCGCACCGGCAACTTTCAGCATCCGCCACTTTCCATACCTGAAGCGCCGCCGATGGTATCCAGCGAAACGCAGATGCTGCCGGTGCGCAGTTCAAGGCTGACACCCGGCAAGGTCACGCGACAGGTTATTGAAGCACCGGGGCTACAGCCGTTCTTTCTGATTGGTGATGACGCGGCTTCTCATGCCTGGCTACGCCGCCAGGAGGCCAGTCTGCGTGATCGACAAGCCGCTGGTCTGGTGGTCAACGTTGAGACGCTGGCGGGACTGACACAGCTGCGGGCGTTGGTGCCCGGTCTGCAGCTCTGGCCTGTATCAGGGGACGACCTGGCCGACCGGCTGGGGCTTCGGCACTATCCTGTGCTGATTACCGCTACCGGCATCGAGCAATGA
- a CDS encoding IS5 family transposase yields MKQMSFADAEYAGKRKQTRRERFLLEMDRVVPWKPLLALIEPHYPKGEGGRPAYPLDAMLRVHLMQNWFGYSDPAMEEALYETTILRLFAGLQLDRIPDETTILKFRRLLERYGLSTALFEVVNRYLGEHGLMLRHGTVVDATIIHAPSSTKNKEGKRDPEMHQTKKGNQYYFGMKAHIGVDAESGLVHSLVGTAANAGDVTQVDKLLHGEETHVCGDAGYTGVQKRDEHKGRKQVVWSIAMRPGKLKTLSKTKLIEKGLRRIERAKASTRAKVEHPFRVIKCQFGFTKVRYKGLAKNTAQLHTLFALANLWMARKQLLSAG; encoded by the coding sequence ATGAAACAGATGAGCTTTGCAGACGCCGAATACGCTGGTAAACGTAAGCAGACCCGCCGTGAGCGCTTTCTGCTGGAAATGGATCGAGTGGTTCCCTGGAAGCCATTGCTGGCGCTGATCGAGCCGCACTATCCCAAGGGCGAAGGTGGTCGACCTGCTTACCCGCTCGACGCGATGCTGCGAGTTCATCTGATGCAGAACTGGTTTGGGTACAGCGATCCAGCGATGGAAGAAGCGCTGTATGAAACCACCATCTTGCGACTCTTCGCGGGCCTTCAACTTGATCGCATTCCGGATGAAACCACTATTCTCAAATTCCGTCGGCTGCTGGAACGCTACGGCCTGTCCACGGCGTTGTTCGAAGTGGTCAATCGTTACCTGGGTGAGCACGGGCTAATGCTGCGCCACGGCACCGTGGTCGATGCAACCATCATTCATGCACCCAGTTCGACCAAGAACAAAGAAGGTAAGCGCGATCCCGAGATGCATCAGACCAAGAAGGGTAACCAGTATTATTTTGGCATGAAGGCCCACATTGGCGTTGATGCTGAGTCAGGGCTGGTTCACAGTCTCGTGGGGACGGCGGCCAATGCGGGCGATGTTACTCAGGTAGACAAGCTTCTGCATGGCGAAGAAACCCATGTATGCGGTGACGCCGGCTATACCGGCGTTCAGAAACGGGATGAACACAAAGGGCGCAAGCAGGTGGTCTGGTCGATTGCGATGCGCCCAGGCAAGCTCAAGACATTGAGCAAAACCAAGCTGATCGAGAAAGGCTTGCGCCGAATCGAGCGGGCCAAAGCCAGTACACGAGCCAAGGTCGAGCATCCGTTTCGAGTGATCAAATGCCAGTTCGGATTCACCAAGGTGCGCTACAAGGGCCTGGCGAAGAACACGGCCCAGTTGCATACCTTGTTCGCCCTGGCCAACCTATGGATGGCCCGAAAACAGCTGTTAAGTGCAGGATAA
- the pilL2 gene encoding PFGI-1 class ICE element type IV pilus protein PilL2, translated as MSSCFPYQYLAATSLLITAVLASGCATTVVPTETSNPGNAVSVPWSAESEVIPVVRHGRYTLVELAPTAAQRDLLMQIVDMTLPDDTSASVADGLRQVLKHSGYRLCQTTSTNTELFALPLPAAHRRLGPMTLRDALLTLAGPAWELQVYETTRVICFTNPQSSDIALSLSSIHRLAEP; from the coding sequence ATGTCATCTTGCTTCCCCTACCAGTATCTGGCTGCTACCAGCCTGCTGATCACAGCCGTGCTGGCAAGTGGTTGTGCGACAACGGTTGTACCGACAGAAACCTCCAACCCTGGAAACGCAGTCTCGGTTCCATGGTCTGCAGAGTCTGAGGTGATTCCCGTTGTACGCCATGGCCGCTACACCCTGGTGGAGCTTGCACCAACTGCAGCACAGCGCGACCTGCTGATGCAGATCGTCGATATGACCCTGCCAGATGATACCAGCGCGTCGGTAGCTGATGGTCTGCGTCAGGTTCTCAAGCACAGCGGCTACCGACTGTGTCAGACCACGTCCACCAACACAGAGCTCTTTGCGCTGCCACTGCCGGCGGCGCACCGGCGTTTGGGGCCCATGACCTTGCGTGATGCGTTGCTGACGCTGGCTGGCCCCGCTTGGGAGTTGCAGGTCTATGAGACAACGCGGGTTATCTGCTTCACCAACCCCCAGTCCAGCGACATTGCTTTGTCACTTTCCAGCATACATCGGCTGGCAGAACCGTGA
- a CDS encoding TIGR03759 family integrating conjugative element protein, with amino-acid sequence MKHGALCVLLILMALPAWAQPPTRQVSANQPSQTSQSQMEQSHDQRLAREWGLTNEEWARYGELMDGPLGIYSPNIDPLSALGIEAPSEQEQRRYAELQVQAEAQRVEKLLAYQRAYDEAWQRLYPDAQRVSLPDATPGGMSVIGSGRAALFVKDDCARCGLLVQRLQKTGTEFDLYMVDSGQDDARIRDLAKRMQIDPARVRSGSITLNHDGGRWLSLGLPGDLPAVVHRVNGQWQRQQ; translated from the coding sequence ATGAAACACGGGGCATTGTGCGTTCTGTTGATACTCATGGCACTGCCAGCATGGGCGCAGCCGCCGACCAGGCAAGTCTCTGCCAACCAGCCATCGCAAACCAGCCAGAGCCAGATGGAACAAAGCCACGACCAGCGCTTGGCACGAGAGTGGGGACTGACTAATGAGGAGTGGGCTCGTTATGGTGAATTGATGGACGGCCCGCTGGGAATCTATTCGCCCAACATTGATCCACTTTCAGCCTTGGGTATTGAAGCGCCCTCCGAGCAGGAACAACGTCGCTACGCAGAACTTCAAGTGCAAGCCGAAGCCCAACGAGTCGAAAAATTGCTGGCCTACCAGCGCGCCTACGATGAGGCTTGGCAGCGGTTGTACCCCGACGCGCAGCGCGTGAGTCTGCCCGATGCGACGCCGGGTGGCATGTCAGTTATAGGCAGCGGGCGCGCCGCACTTTTTGTAAAGGACGATTGCGCCCGTTGCGGTTTACTCGTGCAGCGCTTGCAGAAGACAGGCACTGAATTCGATCTGTACATGGTCGACAGCGGTCAGGACGATGCCCGCATCCGTGACCTGGCCAAACGCATGCAGATCGATCCGGCCAGGGTACGAAGCGGTTCCATTACGCTCAATCATGACGGTGGCCGCTGGCTTTCACTCGGTCTGCCGGGTGACCTGCCTGCTGTCGTGCATAGGGTGAATGGGCAATGGCAGCGTCAACAGTGA
- a CDS encoding nSTAND3 domain-containing NTPase: MITGKYDLHQLGWHSFQQLCIAVTTTVLGQTVESFLDGNDGGRDGAFKGSWSPQENEIYQGKFVIQCKFSARRGHNLNYSDISDELCKVKRLIDKGQCDIYVIMTNAGVTGASHLKITEAFEALGVKHALVLDSTWICQKIETHSSLRMNVPRLYGLGDLSQILDERRYNQTRALLSELQPDLAKTVVTDTYRKALQALRKHGFVLLVGEPAAGKTTIASLLAMCAMDEWKSQVLKLETPDQVRKHWNTEESSQFIWVDDAFGVTQYESHQVMGWNRTLDSVSAMIRRGHRIVMTSRDYIYNHAKRDLKRSTFPLFDESHVVIDVKQLTSEERQQILYNHVKLGDQPKHVRARLKRFLPDVAAHSRFVPETARRLGNSNFTKTLTINESSVNDFVAKQEQLLVETMRCMDADSHAALALIYMKEGAIESPVTLEAVEGSAIARLGSNEASCLRALEDLNGSYVQLVDTLDSRVWRYKHPTIGDAFALILAQSPEHLRIFVDGTSTERLMDLVSCGDVGVKNATIIPPSMFEEFIQRIYQYVSADPSSSKNYRKRGRLYSFLKNRSSRGFLASYLQVDHSLLAGIVEDFARSWFTSTADLALYLFREGLLPETARTSIVEKITNEVFESDELSYIYDREMHEFFTQGELNDFLEDIRKYVLPNLDGIRQGLGKV, from the coding sequence ATGATCACAGGAAAATACGACCTGCACCAACTGGGGTGGCATAGTTTTCAGCAGCTTTGCATTGCGGTCACCACAACAGTGTTAGGTCAAACAGTCGAGTCCTTCCTGGATGGTAATGATGGAGGCCGGGATGGCGCATTCAAAGGCTCTTGGTCGCCTCAAGAAAATGAAATATACCAAGGAAAATTTGTCATCCAATGCAAGTTCAGTGCGCGGCGAGGGCATAACCTCAACTACTCCGATATCTCCGATGAGCTGTGTAAGGTCAAAAGGCTGATCGACAAGGGGCAGTGTGACATATACGTGATCATGACGAACGCGGGTGTGACTGGGGCCAGTCACCTCAAAATCACCGAGGCGTTTGAAGCACTAGGAGTAAAGCACGCTCTGGTGCTGGATTCGACATGGATCTGCCAGAAAATCGAGACGCACAGCAGTCTCAGAATGAACGTGCCACGGCTCTACGGCCTAGGTGATCTGAGCCAAATTCTCGATGAGCGGCGGTACAATCAGACGAGAGCCCTCTTGAGTGAGCTTCAGCCTGATTTGGCCAAGACGGTAGTTACTGATACTTACCGAAAAGCTCTACAAGCCCTTCGAAAACACGGCTTCGTGCTACTTGTTGGCGAGCCTGCGGCAGGCAAGACAACCATCGCCTCACTGCTGGCCATGTGTGCAATGGATGAGTGGAAGAGTCAGGTGCTCAAGCTCGAAACTCCCGACCAGGTCAGGAAACACTGGAATACTGAAGAGTCGTCGCAATTCATATGGGTGGACGATGCCTTCGGCGTTACCCAATATGAATCTCATCAAGTAATGGGGTGGAACCGTACTCTGGACTCTGTCTCAGCCATGATCAGACGTGGGCATCGTATTGTTATGACCAGTCGAGATTATATCTACAACCACGCTAAACGTGACCTCAAACGGTCGACGTTCCCATTATTCGATGAAAGCCACGTAGTGATAGACGTGAAGCAACTGACCTCCGAGGAGAGGCAACAGATCCTTTACAATCACGTGAAGCTCGGTGACCAGCCCAAGCACGTCCGTGCTAGATTGAAACGCTTCCTGCCGGATGTAGCCGCACATAGCCGATTCGTTCCAGAAACGGCGCGGCGCTTGGGAAACAGCAACTTTACCAAGACGCTCACGATTAATGAGAGCAGCGTCAACGACTTCGTTGCCAAGCAAGAGCAGTTGCTTGTTGAGACGATGCGCTGCATGGACGCTGACAGTCATGCAGCGTTGGCGTTGATCTACATGAAGGAAGGGGCAATTGAAAGCCCTGTTACGCTCGAGGCAGTGGAAGGTAGTGCAATCGCCAGACTGGGGAGTAACGAGGCCAGTTGCCTTCGGGCGCTTGAAGATCTCAATGGCAGCTATGTGCAATTGGTGGACACCTTGGATAGTCGTGTCTGGCGTTACAAACACCCTACCATAGGAGATGCCTTCGCGCTGATCCTGGCCCAAAGCCCCGAACACCTTCGGATATTTGTCGATGGCACCTCGACGGAGCGTTTGATGGATCTGGTGTCCTGCGGAGATGTAGGCGTGAAAAACGCGACGATCATCCCGCCAAGCATGTTCGAGGAGTTTATACAGCGGATTTACCAATACGTATCAGCAGATCCCTCATCCTCTAAAAATTATCGGAAGCGTGGACGGCTGTACTCGTTTCTGAAGAATCGGAGTAGTCGTGGCTTTTTGGCTAGCTATCTCCAAGTCGATCATAGCCTGCTCGCAGGCATCGTAGAAGACTTTGCGAGATCGTGGTTTACCAGTACAGCCGACTTAGCTCTGTACCTTTTTCGCGAAGGGCTCCTGCCCGAGACTGCCAGAACCTCAATAGTGGAAAAGATCACAAACGAGGTTTTTGAGAGCGACGAACTGTCATACATCTATGATAGAGAAATGCATGAATTTTTTACGCAAGGAGAGCTAAACGACTTTTTGGAGGATATACGGAAATATGTTTTGCCCAATCTCGACGGAATACGCCAAGGTCTAGGGAAGGTCTGA